In Plasmodium relictum strain SGS1 genome assembly, chromosome: 6, one DNA window encodes the following:
- a CDS encoding MSP3-like protein, which translates to MKVFNICFYLLILKLYMCQKNENLINNSDSTTYINPQKHNLRNGYADNNPLIQVLNESIRNGNLQTLHNPNKLEKSQGPSNLDENFKFQDFVEFTQGQDDTLDSEDPSEDLVIKRDGELTIQTVRTTHVSDSRDSKAEEQKLGESSVEGKEKSQDLTISSMLESLGLDSSESLVSKGIESIAGVANTLVSLIPKVPETVDETQTLNRSDCVTNSVSLDSGGPVSEETVASSLSLDNKTVTEGTNAQGNMPGVTNSGREVAAGSPDETEHKESAILTKEDKTGRTESPQSRDAERDVSGEDPSHLGRKEVDDALDAHRKEDQGKLDTDVLTNQQETSPSSAQSQQESQQLQPEQAKEQSQPKPQELHQNITEVESGGASVSHSNGKGQPPTGSRDTKLEDSAEKDRRTEAFSKGGNGENDAEILQVNTIPLESNIQASQRDPQSASQDTLNLENVTVNQNPVVEKVGDSQGEGSNPQLNPQQSVSEKSKELEHSQGQKISLELAEEMVSRGQVNQSEGATNTNIDKEILPKDANPTRKESLSIKTDLQVETKQLDGEKQETSDINSESEIQPKTSPNITVTTKVLEREQDDKSGRREDETRIITVVEETEDLGSRSNHEKQHQRSQKGESIQEEGVKEEITQHKGENKKTEQQKEDPQVVDTKKIQSTLEQKTIPNAPQTEELLKTETSIIKETEEEKGEEEDDEEEEEEEEEEEDDEEEEEEEEEEESDEEPGEESDEKSGEKSDEEDDESDEYEDEESDEYEDEESDEEELYKELEELDDEELYKELEELDDEELYKEIDEESDGEEIEDKEDENDNFDMDRTGENEDDAHKYTKDKQIEEEDPSESKITERENQENEQTEELSDQTEQGNSQDSVTQQQNQKEEIKPPTND; encoded by the coding sequence ATGAAGGTTTTTAATATCtgcttttatttattaattttaaaattatatatgtgtcaaaaaaatgaaaatttaataaataattctgATAGTACTACATATATAAATCCACAAAAACATAATTTAAGAAATGGGTATGCAGATAATAATCCTTTAATTCAGGTTCTTAATGAATCAATAAGAAATGGAAATTTACAAACTTTACATAATCCTAATAAGCTTGAGAAAAGTCAAGGACCTTCGAATCttgatgaaaattttaaatttcaaGATTTTGTTGAATTTACGCAAGGGCAAGATGACACACTGGATTCTGAGGATCCCTCTGAAGATCTAGTAATAAAAAGAGATGGAGAATTAACTATTCAAACAGTTAGAACCACACATGTATCAGATAGCAGAGACAGTAAAGCTGAAGAGCAAAAATTAGGAGAATCTAGTGTTGAgggaaaagaaaaatcacAAGATTTAACCATTTCATCAATGTTAGAATCATTAGGATTAGATTCATCAGAATCCCTAGTTTCAAAAGGAATAGAATCTATAGCAGGTGTGGCAAATACACTAGTATCATTAATTCCAAAAGTACCCGAAACAGTTGATGAAACTCAAACCTTAAATAGATCGGATTGTGTTACTAATTCCGTTTCCTTAGATTCAGGAGGCCCAGTAAGTGAAGAGACAGTTGCATCTTCTTTATCATTGGATAACAAGACAGTAACAGAAGGAACAAATGCTCAAGGAAATATGCCTGGAGTAACAAATAGTGGCAGAGAAGTAGCAGCTGGTTCTCCAGACGAAACGGAACATAAAGAAAGTGCTATATTAACGAAAGAAGACAAAACTGGAAGAACAGAGAGTCCCCAATCTAGAGATGCAGAGAGGGATGTCAGTGGTGAAGATCCAAGTCATTTAGGAAGGAAAGAAGTAGATGACGCATTAGATGCACATAGAAAAGAAGATCAAGGAAAATTAGATACAGATGTACTAACTAATCAACAAGAAACATCACCATCATCGGCACAATCACAACAAGAATCACAGCAATTACAACCAGAACAAGCAAAAGAACAATCGCAACCAAAACCACAAGAGCTTCATCAAAATATCACAGAAGTAGAATCTGGTGGAGCTAGTGTTAGCCATAGCAATGGAAAAGGTCAACCACCAACAGGAAGTAGAGATACGAAATTAGAAGATTCTGCAGAAAAGGATAGAAGAACAGAGGCTTTTTCTAAAGGAGGAAATGGTGAAAATGATGCAGAGATATTACAAGTGAATACAATACCACTAGAATCTAACATCCAAGCAAGCCAAAGAGATCCACAATCAGCATCACAAGATACGTTAAATTTAGAAAACGTTACTGTGAATCAAAATCCAGTAGTTGAAAAAGTAGGTGATTCTCAAGGGGAAGGTAGTAATCCCCAATTAAATCCACAACAAAGTGTTTCAGAAAAATCAAAAGAATTGGAACATTCACAAGGacaaaaaatttcattagaATTAGCAGAGGAAATGGTATCAAGAGGTCAAGTAAACCAAAGCGAAGGTGCAACAAATACTAATATAGACAAAGAAATTCTTCCAAAAGATGCGAACCCTACAAGAAAAGAAAGTCTTTCAATAAAAACAGATCTGCAAGTAGAAACGAAGCAATTGGATGGAGAAAAGCAAGAAACAAGTGATATAAATTCAGAATCAGAAATACAGCCGAAAACATCACCAAATATTACAGTTACAACAAAAGTACTTGAAAGGGAACAAGACGATAAAAGTGGAAGAAGGGAAGATGAAACAAGAATAATAACTGTTGTAGAAGAAACAGAGGACCTAGGATCACGATCAAATCATGAGAAGCAACACCAAAGATCACAAAAAGGTGAAAGTATACAAGAAGAAGGagtaaaagaagaaataacaCAACATAAAggggaaaataaaaaaactgaACAGCAAAAAGAAGATCCACAGGTCGtagatacaaaaaaaatacaaagtACACTAGAACAAAAAACTATACCAAATGCACCACAAACAGAAGAATTACTTAAGACTGAAACTagtattataaaagaaactgaagaagaaaaaggagaagaagaagatgatgaagaggaagaagaagaggaagaagaagaagaagatgatgaagaggaagaagaagaggaagaagaagaagaatcAGATGAAGAACCAGGTGAAGAATCAGACGAAAAATCGGGTGAAAAATCAGATGAAGAAGATGACGAATCAGATGAatatgaagatgaagaatCAGATGAatatgaagatgaagaatcagatgaagaagaattatataaagaacTAGAAGAATTAGATGATgaagaattatataaagaacTAGAAGAATTAGATGATgaagaattatataaagaaatagaCGAAGAATCAGATGGTGAAGAAATAGAAGATAaagaagatgaaaatgataattttgaTATGGATAGAACAGGTGAAAATGAGGATGATGCACATAAATATACAAAAGATAAGCAAATAGAAGAAGAAGACCCATCAGAATCAAAAATTACAGAAAGGGAAAACCAAGAAAATGAACAAACAGAAGAATTATCAGATCAAACAGAACAAGGTAATTCACAAGATAGTGTTACACAACAACAAAAtcaaaaagaagaaataaaaccTCCAACAAATGATAG